Proteins co-encoded in one Streptomyces sp. NBC_01283 genomic window:
- a CDS encoding DUF3040 domain-containing protein, giving the protein MPLSEHEQRMLEQMERALYAEDPKFATALEGSGLRTYTRRRVYQAVAGFLVGIALLMAGMVAQQIWVSVVGFLVMLGCAVLAVTGWRKAPKPGEQPAAGTPTAPGGAPARRQTRQRRSMMDRIEQRWQRRRDEQGQ; this is encoded by the coding sequence GTGCCGCTCTCGGAGCACGAGCAGCGCATGCTCGAGCAAATGGAGCGAGCGCTGTACGCCGAAGATCCCAAGTTCGCGACAGCGCTCGAGGGAAGCGGGCTGCGTACGTACACCCGGCGACGGGTCTACCAAGCGGTCGCGGGCTTCCTTGTGGGTATCGCCCTTCTCATGGCCGGAATGGTCGCCCAGCAGATTTGGGTGAGCGTGGTGGGATTCCTCGTCATGCTGGGATGTGCGGTGCTCGCCGTCACCGGATGGCGCAAGGCGCCCAAGCCAGGTGAACAGCCGGCCGCCGGCACGCCCACGGCACCGGGCGGCGCCCCGGCCCGTCGGCAGACCAGGCAGCGCCGGTCGATGATGGACCGGATCGAGCAGCGGTGGCAGCGTCGCCGCGATGAACAGGGCCAATAA
- a CDS encoding MoxR family ATPase: MTTYDDRASLTDLTATAERVRRSVEGVIEGKPEVVRLSLTVLLAEGHLLIEDVPGVGKTMLAKALARSIDCSVRRIQFTPDLLPSDITGVSIFDQQRRDFEFKPGAIFAQIVIGDEINRASPKTQSALLESMEERQVTIDGQTYELPSPFMVVATQNPVEMEGTYPLPEAQRDRFMARVSIGYPNPEAELQMLDVHGGASPLDDLQPVAHAHDIVKLVDAVRTVHVADSVRRYAVDLVGATRNHPDLRLGASPRATLHLLRAAKASAALSGREFALPDDVQALAVAVLAHRLLPTAQAQLNRRTAESVVLEILQRTPVPAAAQPNSGYFNQQPPGARRL, encoded by the coding sequence GTGACGACCTATGACGATCGAGCGAGCCTCACAGATCTGACCGCCACAGCGGAGCGTGTCCGCAGGTCGGTCGAGGGTGTGATCGAGGGCAAGCCAGAGGTCGTACGGCTTTCGCTGACCGTGCTCCTCGCCGAGGGGCACCTGCTGATCGAAGATGTACCGGGCGTGGGCAAGACCATGCTCGCCAAGGCGCTGGCGCGGTCCATCGACTGCTCCGTGCGGCGCATCCAGTTCACGCCCGACCTGCTGCCGTCGGACATCACTGGTGTGTCCATCTTCGACCAGCAGCGCCGGGACTTCGAGTTCAAGCCCGGCGCGATCTTCGCGCAGATCGTGATCGGCGACGAGATCAACCGCGCGTCTCCGAAGACGCAGTCCGCGCTCCTGGAGTCCATGGAGGAGCGCCAGGTCACCATCGACGGGCAGACGTACGAGCTGCCGAGCCCCTTCATGGTGGTGGCGACGCAGAACCCCGTCGAGATGGAGGGGACGTATCCCCTGCCCGAGGCGCAGCGTGACCGTTTCATGGCGCGCGTCTCGATCGGCTATCCGAACCCGGAGGCCGAGCTGCAGATGCTGGACGTGCACGGGGGCGCCTCGCCGCTGGACGACCTCCAGCCGGTGGCGCACGCGCACGACATCGTGAAGCTCGTCGACGCGGTCCGCACGGTCCACGTCGCCGACTCCGTACGGCGGTACGCCGTGGACCTGGTCGGGGCGACCCGCAACCACCCGGACCTGAGACTCGGCGCGTCGCCGCGCGCGACGCTGCACCTGCTGCGGGCGGCCAAGGCCTCCGCGGCCCTCAGCGGCCGGGAGTTCGCCCTGCCGGACGACGTCCAGGCGCTGGCCGTGGCGGTGCTCGCGCACCGGCTGCTGCCCACGGCCCAGGCCCAGTTGAACCGGCGTACGGCCGAATCGGTCGTCCTGGAGATCCTCCAGCGCACGCCCGTGCCCGCCGCCGCCCAGCCGAACAGCGGCTACTTCAACCAGCAGCCGCCCGGCGCACGGAGGCTGTGA
- a CDS encoding beta-class carbonic anhydrase: MTFFVPSHSGPERSVPTTVIVMSTSASPTGRFPAEPSGDIAAGTVTDRLVEANQTYASGFTDPGMDARPVLGVAVVACMDARIDLHDALGLELGDCHTIRNAGGVVTDDVIRSLTISQRALGTRSVVLIHHTSCGLESLTEEFRHELELEVGQRPSWAVEAFRDVDQDVRQSMQRVRTSPFLLHTDDVRGFVFDVTTGLLREIDPA; encoded by the coding sequence TTGACGTTCTTTGTCCCTTCTCACAGCGGGCCCGAGCGATCAGTGCCGACTACCGTCATAGTCATGTCGACTTCCGCATCCCCTACGGGCCGCTTCCCCGCAGAGCCGAGCGGTGACATAGCCGCCGGCACCGTCACGGACCGTCTCGTCGAGGCGAACCAGACGTACGCCTCCGGCTTCACCGATCCCGGCATGGACGCCCGCCCTGTCCTCGGCGTGGCCGTCGTCGCCTGCATGGACGCCCGCATCGACCTCCACGACGCGCTCGGCCTCGAACTGGGCGACTGCCACACGATCCGCAACGCGGGCGGCGTGGTCACCGACGACGTCATCCGCTCCCTGACCATCAGCCAGCGCGCCCTCGGCACGCGCAGTGTCGTACTGATCCACCACACCAGCTGTGGCCTGGAGAGCCTCACCGAGGAGTTCCGGCACGAGCTGGAGCTCGAGGTCGGCCAGCGGCCCTCCTGGGCGGTGGAGGCCTTCCGCGACGTCGACCAGGACGTGCGGCAGTCGATGCAGCGGGTGCGGACCTCGCCGTTCCTCCTGCACACCGACGACGTGCGGGGATTCGTCTTCGACGTGACCACGGGTCTCTTGCGGGAGATCGACCCTGCGTGA
- a CDS encoding YhgE/Pip family protein, protein MRSPKLAALELRRFGRGKLPRAALAALLLLPLLYGALYLCSFWDPYGRLDRIPVALVNDDKGATAAGKKLAVGDGIVDGLKDSKTFDWHEVSSAEAHKGVEDGTYYLSLTMPSDFSKRVASSSGDSPETSALQVRTNDANNYIVGQISRTVFSEVRTAASTKASRSFLDKIFISFSDIHGATEKAAKGADKLDSGIGEAKKGTKKLATGLKDAKNGSSDLAGGIKKLDKGAGKLETGSKKVSDGTQKLADKVNGTADQVRPFLKDNGKTIGDTAQLVADSSKALRGNLDTWVKLAPGAAEGAKNGSEIIGGFYTERCENLPVPDPACPQIKKAKKAAENVSTIADDMNTVVKDQNSDVKKLDKHLAALQEKSQALADRAPHLDEDLNKAVTQINDLNAGAGKVAKGAKKLHTGLGTAKTGADDLDTGIGKLETGATDLKGGMFKLADGSGKLSGGLHDGVKKIPDYGKKDRDQRTDVMADPVQLASQSMHKAPNYGTGFAPYFIPLSLWVGAMVAYMLIQPLNRRALAAGASAWRIAFAGWLPVAALGVLQTAALMSVLHWGLGLQMARAAGTVGFLCLVTCCFAAIVQWLNARFGAAGRILVLAALMLQLTSAGGTYPVQTSPSFFGAIHPFLPMSYVVDALRRLITGGGLGPVWQACVVLTAFTAGALALTALSARRKQVWTLDRLHPELSL, encoded by the coding sequence ATGCGCTCGCCGAAGCTCGCCGCGCTTGAGCTCAGGCGCTTCGGCAGGGGGAAGCTTCCGCGCGCGGCACTCGCCGCGCTCCTGCTGCTGCCCCTGCTGTACGGCGCGCTGTACCTCTGCTCGTTCTGGGACCCGTACGGCCGTCTCGACCGCATACCCGTGGCGCTCGTCAATGACGACAAGGGGGCCACGGCCGCCGGCAAGAAGCTCGCGGTGGGCGACGGCATCGTCGACGGTCTCAAGGACAGCAAGACCTTCGACTGGCACGAGGTGAGTTCCGCCGAGGCGCACAAGGGCGTCGAGGACGGGACGTACTACCTGTCCCTGACGATGCCGTCCGACTTCAGCAAGCGCGTCGCGTCGAGTTCGGGCGACTCCCCGGAGACCAGCGCCCTGCAGGTCCGCACGAACGACGCCAACAACTACATCGTCGGGCAGATCTCCCGGACGGTCTTCTCCGAGGTGCGCACCGCGGCCTCCACCAAGGCCTCGCGCTCCTTCCTCGACAAGATCTTCATCTCGTTCTCCGACATCCACGGGGCGACCGAGAAGGCCGCCAAGGGGGCCGACAAGCTCGACAGCGGCATCGGCGAGGCCAAGAAGGGCACCAAGAAGCTCGCGACCGGCCTCAAGGACGCCAAGAACGGCAGCAGCGACCTGGCCGGGGGCATCAAGAAGCTCGACAAGGGCGCCGGCAAGCTGGAGACCGGCTCGAAGAAGGTCTCGGACGGCACCCAGAAGCTGGCCGACAAGGTCAACGGCACCGCGGACCAGGTGCGGCCCTTCCTGAAGGACAACGGCAAGACCATCGGGGACACGGCCCAGCTCGTCGCCGACTCCTCCAAGGCGCTGCGCGGCAACCTGGACACCTGGGTCAAGCTCGCACCCGGTGCGGCCGAAGGCGCCAAGAACGGATCCGAGATCATCGGCGGCTTCTACACGGAGCGCTGCGAGAACCTCCCGGTGCCCGACCCGGCCTGCCCGCAGATCAAAAAGGCCAAGAAGGCCGCGGAGAACGTGTCGACCATCGCGGACGACATGAACACCGTGGTCAAGGACCAGAACAGCGACGTCAAGAAGCTCGACAAACACCTCGCCGCGCTGCAGGAGAAGTCGCAGGCGCTCGCCGACCGTGCCCCGCACCTCGACGAGGACCTGAACAAGGCCGTCACCCAGATCAACGACCTCAACGCGGGCGCGGGGAAGGTCGCCAAGGGCGCCAAGAAGCTGCACACGGGCCTCGGCACCGCCAAGACCGGCGCCGACGACCTCGACACGGGCATCGGCAAGCTGGAGACGGGCGCGACCGACCTCAAGGGCGGCATGTTCAAGCTGGCCGACGGCTCCGGAAAGCTGTCCGGCGGGCTGCACGACGGCGTCAAGAAGATCCCCGACTACGGCAAGAAGGACCGCGACCAGCGCACCGACGTCATGGCCGACCCGGTCCAGCTCGCCTCCCAGTCGATGCACAAGGCACCCAACTACGGCACCGGTTTCGCCCCGTACTTCATCCCGCTGTCCCTGTGGGTCGGCGCGATGGTGGCGTACATGCTGATCCAGCCGCTCAACCGGCGCGCGCTCGCCGCGGGCGCCTCTGCCTGGCGCATCGCGTTCGCGGGCTGGCTGCCGGTCGCAGCGCTCGGCGTGCTCCAGACGGCGGCCCTGATGTCGGTCCTGCACTGGGGCCTGGGCCTGCAGATGGCGCGGGCCGCCGGGACGGTGGGCTTCCTCTGCCTGGTGACGTGCTGCTTCGCGGCGATCGTCCAGTGGCTGAACGCACGCTTCGGAGCGGCCGGGCGGATCCTCGTCCTCGCGGCCCTGATGCTCCAGCTGACCTCGGCCGGCGGCACGTACCCCGTACAGACGAGTCCGTCCTTCTTCGGCGCGATCCACCCCTTCTTGCCGATGAGTTACGTCGTCGACGCCCTCCGGAGGCTCATCACGGGCGGCGGGCTCGGCCCCGTATGGCAGGCGTGCGTGGTGCTCACGGCCTTCACGGCGGGCGCCCTGGCGCTCACCGCGCTCTCCGCGCGCCGCAAGCAGGTGTGGACCCTGGACCGTCTGCACCCGGAGCTGAGCCTGTGA
- a CDS encoding SAV_6107 family HEPN domain-containing protein, with translation MASTSAAAARRHRPVGPAPSATGPASDVHPVLRRATAPPAALELLAQARAGIDEAAHLETPNERYATAHLAALRTAAAVLAARGRPEATPRRRQRIRSAWEVLPEIAPELTEWSALFASGAARRARAEAGIQGAATTRDADDLLRDVGMFLRLVERMLVLQPVLPQPRQEPPDASRDG, from the coding sequence ATGGCCAGCACTTCCGCAGCAGCCGCACGTCGGCACCGCCCCGTCGGCCCCGCCCCCTCGGCCACCGGCCCCGCAAGCGACGTGCACCCCGTCCTGCGCCGGGCCACGGCTCCGCCCGCCGCTCTCGAACTGCTCGCCCAGGCCCGCGCCGGCATCGACGAGGCCGCACACCTGGAGACTCCGAACGAGCGCTATGCCACGGCCCACCTCGCCGCCCTGCGCACCGCCGCCGCGGTCCTCGCGGCCCGCGGCCGGCCCGAGGCGACCCCGCGCCGCAGGCAGCGGATCCGGAGCGCCTGGGAAGTGCTCCCCGAGATAGCCCCCGAACTGACCGAGTGGAGCGCCCTGTTCGCCTCCGGCGCGGCCCGCAGGGCCCGCGCGGAGGCGGGCATACAGGGCGCGGCCACCACCCGGGACGCGGACGACCTGCTGCGTGACGTGGGGATGTTCTTACGCCTCGTCGAGCGGATGCTGGTGCTGCAGCCCGTGCTGCCCCAGCCCAGGCAGGAGCCGCCGGACGCGAGCCGAGACGGGTGA
- a CDS encoding class I SAM-dependent methyltransferase, which produces MSDPMRPRASLRTAVVWEVLKDALDRRVKATGRESHSLDVLDTGGGSGNFAVPVARLGHRVTVVDPSPNALFALERRAAEAGVADRVRGVQGDVHGLFDVVERAGFDAVLCHGVLEYVDDPAEGVRNAVGALRPSGTLSLLAAGLGGAVLARALAGHFTEARQALGDPAGRWGDGDPVPRRFTADQLTELVEGAGVRVDAVHGVRVFADLVPGVLVDTEPGALEALLKLEAAAAELAAFHSVATQLHVLGETRDADGA; this is translated from the coding sequence GTGTCGGACCCGATGCGCCCCCGCGCTTCTCTCCGTACCGCCGTGGTCTGGGAGGTCCTCAAGGACGCTCTCGACCGCCGGGTCAAGGCCACGGGCCGGGAGTCACACTCCCTCGACGTGCTCGACACCGGAGGCGGCAGCGGAAACTTCGCCGTGCCCGTCGCCCGCCTCGGCCATCGCGTCACCGTCGTCGACCCCAGCCCGAACGCCCTCTTCGCGCTCGAGCGCCGGGCCGCCGAGGCGGGCGTCGCCGACCGGGTGCGCGGCGTCCAGGGCGACGTACACGGCCTCTTCGACGTCGTGGAGCGCGCCGGGTTCGACGCGGTCCTGTGCCACGGCGTCCTGGAGTACGTGGACGACCCCGCCGAGGGCGTGCGCAACGCGGTCGGCGCGCTGCGCCCCTCCGGCACCCTCAGCCTGCTCGCCGCGGGCCTCGGCGGAGCCGTGCTCGCCAGGGCGCTCGCCGGGCACTTCACCGAGGCCAGGCAGGCGCTCGGCGACCCGGCCGGACGCTGGGGCGACGGCGACCCCGTGCCCCGGCGCTTCACCGCCGACCAGCTCACCGAGCTGGTCGAGGGCGCGGGCGTCAGGGTCGACGCCGTGCACGGCGTGCGGGTCTTCGCCGACCTGGTTCCCGGGGTCCTGGTGGACACCGAACCCGGTGCGCTGGAGGCCCTCCTGAAGCTGGAGGCGGCCGCCGCCGAGCTCGCCGCCTTCCACTCCGTGGCCACCCAGCTGCATGTGCTCGGTGAGACCCGGGATGCCGACGGGGCCTGA
- a CDS encoding DUF3488 and DUF4129 domain-containing transglutaminase family protein, whose protein sequence is MSGRARLALCATAATLMASGALLPLVDPATWFVQAAILLALQSGVGALTRRVPLARPVTVAVQALVTLLLLTLVFAREQAIGGVLPGPDVFREFGLLLQAGGNDVGQYAIPAPLSDGIRLMLVGGVLVIGLAVDALAVTFRTAAPAGLPLLALYSVAAGLSGNGAGWLWFLLAAAGYLLLLLAEGRDRLSQWGRVFGGAARAPGRISGGLETDSGAIAPVRTGRRIGAVALGIALVVPLALPALDGGLLDGSGGAGGSGSGGGGTISAVNPLVALQDSLNEPDDREVISYKTNAKQTDNLYLRIVSLDQFDGTTWKTTVRSIEDVPPRLEDPPGLYPDVRRSEIQTNISAADKYAQNWLPMPYPASEVKISGRWRYEPVGRALVGDRGQTTSGAQYEVKSLIVEPTAEQLANAAEPPKQIAEEFTKVPDTLPSVVATEARRITKGTANDYEKAVKLQDWFASEGGFTYNTQVRAGSGPAAIARFLEQKEGFCVHFSFAMASMARTLGIPARVAVGFTPGAAQGDGSMSVGLRDAHAWPELYFEGVGWTRFEPTPNRGTVPDYTRPDTPSDGASDPAAPEASSSAAPSDEPSASASCPTDQQKQGGCASTAPAIAGGSGGDGPPIGMIVAVALGALVVLGLPLLPMLWRKRIRAVRLGSTGRTDADAASRTLAAWLEVTDTAWDHGIAPDESQTPRKAAARIVRVGQLTAAPAEAVHRLAAAVEQVLYAPRPQQVAGLGDDVRRVSDGLGATASRPARLRATLAPRSAARVVWAVSDRWTAVKVRWSERIAKRWAALRRPSQPSPAQPSQQKG, encoded by the coding sequence ATGAGTGGGCGCGCGCGACTCGCGCTCTGTGCCACGGCAGCGACGCTGATGGCATCCGGGGCGCTGCTGCCGCTCGTCGATCCGGCGACGTGGTTCGTCCAGGCGGCGATCCTGCTCGCGCTGCAGAGCGGCGTGGGCGCGCTCACCCGGCGCGTGCCGCTGGCCCGGCCGGTCACGGTCGCGGTGCAGGCCCTGGTGACGCTGCTGCTCCTGACGCTGGTGTTCGCCCGTGAGCAGGCGATCGGCGGGGTGCTTCCGGGCCCGGACGTGTTCCGGGAGTTCGGGCTGCTCCTCCAGGCGGGCGGCAACGACGTCGGGCAGTACGCGATTCCGGCGCCGCTCAGTGACGGCATCCGGCTGATGCTGGTCGGCGGCGTCCTGGTGATCGGCCTCGCGGTGGACGCCCTCGCGGTGACGTTCCGTACGGCGGCGCCCGCGGGTCTTCCGCTGCTCGCGCTGTACTCGGTCGCCGCCGGGCTCTCCGGGAACGGGGCCGGGTGGCTGTGGTTCCTGCTCGCGGCGGCCGGATATCTGCTGCTGCTCCTGGCGGAGGGCCGCGACCGGCTCTCCCAGTGGGGGCGGGTCTTCGGGGGCGCGGCGCGTGCGCCCGGCCGGATCTCCGGGGGCCTGGAGACCGACAGCGGCGCGATCGCACCGGTCCGCACGGGGCGGCGCATCGGCGCGGTGGCCCTGGGCATCGCCCTGGTGGTGCCGCTCGCGCTGCCCGCCCTGGACGGCGGGCTCCTGGACGGTTCCGGCGGTGCCGGGGGCTCGGGTTCCGGCGGTGGCGGCACGATCTCCGCGGTGAATCCGCTGGTCGCGCTCCAGGACAGCCTGAACGAACCGGACGACCGCGAGGTCATCTCCTACAAGACGAACGCCAAGCAGACCGACAACCTCTATCTGCGGATCGTCTCCCTCGACCAGTTCGACGGCACGACGTGGAAGACCACCGTCCGCAGCATCGAGGACGTGCCGCCGCGCCTGGAGGACCCGCCGGGGCTCTACCCGGACGTCCGCAGGAGCGAGATCCAGACGAACATCTCGGCCGCCGACAAGTACGCGCAGAACTGGCTGCCGATGCCCTACCCGGCCAGCGAGGTGAAGATCAGCGGCCGCTGGCGGTACGAGCCGGTGGGGCGCGCCCTGGTGGGCGACCGCGGGCAGACGACGAGCGGCGCGCAGTACGAGGTCAAGAGCCTCATCGTGGAGCCCACGGCCGAGCAGCTGGCCAACGCGGCCGAGCCGCCCAAGCAGATCGCGGAAGAGTTCACCAAGGTGCCCGACACCTTGCCGTCCGTGGTGGCCACCGAGGCCCGCCGCATCACCAAGGGCACGGCGAACGACTACGAGAAGGCGGTCAAGCTCCAGGACTGGTTCGCCTCGGAGGGCGGCTTCACCTACAACACGCAGGTGCGCGCGGGCAGCGGCCCGGCGGCGATCGCCCGCTTCCTGGAGCAGAAGGAGGGCTTCTGCGTCCACTTCTCCTTCGCGATGGCCTCGATGGCGCGGACGCTGGGCATCCCGGCGCGCGTCGCGGTCGGCTTCACTCCCGGTGCCGCGCAGGGGGACGGTTCGATGTCGGTCGGGCTGCGGGACGCGCACGCCTGGCCCGAGCTGTACTTCGAGGGCGTGGGCTGGACCCGCTTCGAGCCGACCCCGAACCGCGGGACGGTGCCGGACTACACGCGCCCGGACACCCCGTCCGACGGCGCGAGCGACCCGGCGGCGCCCGAGGCCAGTTCGTCGGCGGCACCCTCCGACGAGCCCTCGGCCTCCGCGAGCTGCCCGACCGACCAGCAGAAGCAGGGCGGCTGTGCGAGCACGGCCCCGGCGATCGCGGGCGGCTCGGGCGGCGACGGACCGCCGATCGGCATGATCGTGGCCGTGGCCCTGGGGGCACTGGTGGTCCTCGGCCTGCCCTTGCTGCCGATGCTGTGGCGCAAGCGGATCCGTGCGGTGCGTCTTGGCTCGACGGGGCGTACGGACGCGGACGCGGCCTCGCGGACTCTCGCCGCCTGGCTGGAGGTGACCGATACGGCCTGGGACCACGGGATCGCGCCGGACGAGTCACAGACCCCGCGCAAGGCCGCGGCCCGGATCGTGCGCGTCGGACAGCTCACCGCGGCACCCGCGGAGGCCGTCCACCGCCTGGCCGCCGCGGTCGAACAGGTGCTCTACGCGCCACGGCCGCAGCAGGTGGCGGGCCTGGGCGACGACGTACGCCGCGTGTCCGACGGTCTGGGTGCCACGGCGAGCCGTCCGGCCCGGCTGCGGGCGACACTCGCCCCGCGTTCGGCCGCACGGGTGGTGTGGGCGGTCTCGGACCGCTGGACGGCGGTCAAGGTCCGGTGGTCCGAGCGGATCGCCAAGCGGTGGGCGGCACTGCGGAGGCCGTCACAGCCGTCGCCGGCACAGCCTTCGCAGCAGAAGGGCTGA
- a CDS encoding DUF58 domain-containing protein: MAAGGPQPAQAEEGKGGLRTALAGLTTRGRSFLAAGIAAAICAYVLGQSDLLRVGLLLAVLPLVCATVLYRTRYRVAGSRRLSPARVPASSEARVHLRMDNVSRLPTGLLMLQDRVPYVLGPRPRFVLDRVEAGGRREVSYRVRSDLRGRYPLGPLQLRLTDPFGMCELTRSFSTYDTLTVIPRVEALPPVRLTGEAKGYGDGRNRSLALAGEDDVIPRGYRHGDDLRRVHWRSTARYGELMVRREEQPQRARCTVLLDTRAHAFRGAGPESAFEWAVSGTASALVHMLERGFSVRLLTDTGNSVPGEGSDGFAGASQESADAAGLMMDTLAVIDHSDGAGLSPAYDVLRGGNEGLLIAFLGDLDEEQATVAAKMRQRSGAAVAFVLDSTAWAQGANGAPAGRGDERVRMLRQAGWTAVAVPPGVALVDLWRQADHLRASTGPAPAAGTTTGGWG, from the coding sequence ATGGCGGCCGGGGGGCCGCAGCCGGCGCAGGCCGAGGAGGGCAAGGGCGGACTGCGGACCGCGCTCGCGGGTCTGACCACGCGCGGGCGTTCGTTCCTCGCGGCCGGGATCGCCGCCGCCATCTGCGCGTACGTCCTGGGGCAGAGCGATCTGCTCCGGGTCGGGCTGCTGCTCGCCGTCCTTCCGCTGGTGTGCGCGACGGTGCTCTACCGGACCCGCTACCGCGTCGCGGGCAGCCGCAGGCTCTCCCCCGCGCGCGTGCCCGCGAGTTCGGAGGCCCGGGTCCACCTGCGGATGGACAACGTCTCGCGACTGCCCACGGGCCTCCTGATGCTCCAGGACCGGGTGCCCTACGTCCTGGGGCCGCGGCCCCGGTTCGTGCTCGACCGGGTGGAGGCGGGGGGCCGCCGTGAGGTGTCCTACCGCGTCCGCTCGGACCTGCGGGGGCGCTATCCGCTGGGCCCGCTGCAACTGCGTCTGACGGACCCGTTCGGGATGTGCGAACTGACCCGCTCCTTCTCCACGTACGACACCCTGACGGTCATCCCGCGGGTGGAGGCGCTGCCGCCGGTGCGCCTCACCGGTGAGGCCAAGGGGTACGGCGACGGGCGCAACCGTTCGCTGGCCCTCGCGGGTGAGGACGACGTGATCCCGCGGGGCTACCGCCACGGCGACGACCTGCGCCGCGTCCACTGGCGCTCCACGGCCCGCTACGGCGAGCTGATGGTGCGCCGCGAGGAGCAGCCGCAGCGGGCCCGCTGCACGGTGCTCCTGGACACCCGGGCGCACGCCTTCCGGGGCGCGGGGCCCGAATCGGCCTTCGAGTGGGCGGTGTCGGGCACGGCGTCCGCTCTGGTGCACATGCTCGAACGGGGCTTCTCGGTAAGGCTGCTGACCGACACCGGGAACTCCGTGCCCGGCGAGGGCTCGGACGGCTTCGCGGGCGCGAGCCAGGAGTCGGCGGACGCGGCGGGACTGATGATGGACACCCTCGCGGTGATCGACCACTCGGACGGCGCGGGGCTCTCCCCCGCGTACGACGTGCTGCGCGGGGGCAACGAAGGCCTGCTGATCGCCTTCCTCGGCGATCTCGACGAGGAGCAGGCGACGGTGGCCGCCAAGATGCGGCAGCGCAGCGGCGCGGCGGTCGCCTTCGTCCTGGACAGCACGGCCTGGGCACAGGGCGCGAACGGCGCTCCCGCGGGCCGCGGCGACGAGCGGGTCCGGATGCTGCGCCAGGCGGGCTGGACGGCCGTGGCGGTGCCTCCCGGGGTCGCTCTGGTGGACCTGTGGCGCCAGGCGGACCATCTGCGGGCCAGCACGGGCCCGGCCCCCGCCGCGGGGACGACCACCGGCGGCTGGGGATGA
- a CDS encoding ATP-binding cassette domain-containing protein — protein sequence MDGSNDGTRGAAVTARGFGLKGPRGWAFREVGVEAGPGSLIAIQGASGSGRTCLLLALTGRMRPTEGEASVGRFRLPKQLAAVRRISALGPVPGVTDLDPALTVAEHLHERALLERRFGGSLRTLLRPRAERANEARLRIDTALATAGLDMEALPKGRRTSVRDLERLEVLRLSIALALIGRPRLLGVDDVDLKLSDAERREAWALLKSIADSGTTVVAVCDEAPDESLDAIAVHTDKRDSSDSDDFSDTSDSGNSSDTSNDDDKETADALAEARRA from the coding sequence GTGGACGGGTCGAACGACGGCACGCGGGGAGCCGCCGTCACAGCACGGGGTTTCGGGCTCAAGGGACCGCGGGGCTGGGCGTTCCGCGAGGTCGGGGTCGAGGCCGGACCCGGGTCGCTGATCGCGATCCAGGGGGCGTCGGGGTCGGGACGGACCTGTCTGCTGCTCGCGCTCACCGGGCGGATGCGTCCCACAGAGGGCGAGGCCTCGGTGGGGCGCTTCCGGCTGCCCAAGCAGCTCGCGGCGGTCCGCAGGATCAGCGCTCTCGGGCCCGTGCCCGGCGTGACGGATCTCGATCCGGCGCTGACCGTCGCCGAGCATCTCCACGAACGGGCGCTTCTGGAGCGGCGGTTCGGCGGCTCGCTGCGCACTCTGCTGAGGCCGCGCGCCGAGCGGGCGAACGAGGCACGGCTGCGGATCGACACGGCGCTGGCCACCGCGGGGCTCGACATGGAGGCGCTGCCCAAGGGGCGGCGGACCTCCGTACGCGATCTGGAGCGCCTCGAGGTGCTGCGGCTCTCCATCGCCCTGGCCCTGATCGGGCGGCCCCGGCTGCTGGGCGTCGACGACGTCGACCTCAAGCTGTCGGACGCCGAACGGCGCGAGGCCTGGGCCCTCTTGAAGTCCATCGCGGACAGCGGCACCACTGTCGTCGCCGTGTGCGACGAAGCACCCGATGAGTCGCTCGACGCGATCGCCGTGCACACGGACAAGCGCGACTCCAGCGACTCCGATGACTTCAGCGACACCAGCGACTCCGGCAACTCCAGCGACACCAGCAACGACGACGACAAGGAGACGGCCGATGCGCTCGCCGAAGCTCGCCGCGCTTGA